In one window of Candidatus Binatia bacterium DNA:
- a CDS encoding zinc ribbon domain-containing protein: MPIYEYMCNDCERPFEELVLSATTSVACPSCEGTHIERLMSVVNARSGRDSAPMPATPCGMPSPGCDGHGGCGCH; this comes from the coding sequence GTGCCGATCTACGAGTACATGTGTAACGACTGTGAGCGACCGTTCGAGGAACTGGTGCTGTCGGCGACAACGTCGGTGGCTTGCCCTAGCTGTGAAGGGACGCACATCGAGCGTCTGATGTCGGTGGTCAACGCCCGTTCGGGCAGGGATTCCGCCCCAATGCCGGCCACGCCTTGCGGCATGCCCTCCCCCGGCTGCGATGGCCACGGCGGTTGCGGCTGCCATTAG